AATTTCAGGAGTGTTGAACATGCACAATGTGGTACACTGGCACAGCCGTAAGGAAGATTTCAATAGTACCTGCCAGTACTACCCAACTCTAACCAGAGCTGTCACTTCACTGAGGAACATATTTATATAAATTTtccattacaaaaattaagcattaaGTCATTTGTCAGTATAAATCACAAACAGAAGAGCTCTCTAAACAGCAGGATTCAGAGTAAACCTTGTCAAGATAACAATAATTCATATTTAACTACAATCTACATGATGCAAAATATTTTATCAAGAGTGCaatgatttcaaaatatttatggGAGCACTCATCCATCTACAAGCTTTAGAAAAAATATGTATATGTACTTAGGAGATTGAAAGTTCTGCATTTTTTCCTCTAGAAAGAAGGAGGCAGAAAGGGCACAGTAAGGAAAAGAATGAGTGATAATGAAAAACAATTAGAGTAGTTGTAATTCTGTTTATGCAATACATGATGAAACACTGAACATAGATTTTGAAAGAAAACGCAAATTAATAGTTCTTTTGACATTCAAAGTCCTTCTGCAATTAAATCAACTGCAATCTTTAAGGAcagatatttttctgaaaataaatattggGACTGGGTAATATATTCAGGTTTTTTGACAAGTAAACTGATCACTTCAATTACTTTTCTGGATGGTCAATCTGTGCTTGCTTCAAATTTATTGCAGGAGGTCACTGGAAGTAATCGTTCACTAAAAAAAGCCTACATTATCATCCTGAAGACTTTGTCCACAAAGTATGTATGAGAGACATGAAACTGTCAATAATGTTACATAAAGCTAAGATTAGTTAAAATGGTATTGTAGTGCAAGTCTAGAGAAATCAACAGAAAAGCAGAGGTGAAATTATTTTgacccttttgaagtcaatggcaaaactccctttgatttcagtaggaccAAGATTTATAGCAGATACTCTTGTTCTGATCACACACCCATTTTCCACCAGTGTAAGAGGAGCAGAGGGCCCTTTTTCTAAAGGAAGAATTAAGATTCAGTGTTTCTCATGTCTTAACCTCACACCAGTACAAAGTTAAACTGTTTTGAAAGAGTTTACGTGGTTATGTTAAACCATTTTCATAAGTGAGTGAACATGCACACTATGCTCTGGGACCCAGTTCAGATGTGCTTTATAATGCGATCATAGGACAGAGTAAGAAACTTTAGGATTCTTTACTATATGATAATCAAACTATATGTTCCAACTCTGATTTCTGACACAGTttataccagtggtgggcaacctgtggcccgcatgcggcccatcagggtactCTGACtgcaggccgcgagacattttgccgATGTTGACCATCCGCAAGCatggcccccctgcagctcccagtggcctgcggcccactgcttcccgcagctcccagtggccaggaacggtgaaacACAGCTACAGAGAAACCGTGGAGGgtcgtgcctgcggatggtccaCGTCAGCAAAATAAATGTCTCATGggccacaatcagattaccctgatgggccgcaggttgcccaccactggtttataCTGACCTGACCTGCATTAAGCAGTTTGGAAGAACCACTGCAGCCAGTAACATGTAGGCACTAGGTTCTGTGCTGTGTTTTGAGGGATTGCCTGGGAGCACCAACTCCTAATGCTGATCTGCAACAAACCTTGCTAAAGCTCTGTTCAGACTACAACTAAACCAGGTTACTTATATCTAAACCATACTTGAAATTAAGCCACTACCAAAAACATCAGTACAGCTCAAACGCTGTTAACACAATTTTGAAATGGATTTTAAAACGTATGAGTTGCATCAACATATTAGGCAGCGTGGCCAAATGGGCAAAGCATTGACTTGaactctattcccagctccaccactgatCTCCTGGGATACGTTGGACAAATCACTTTACCTCTatgcctgtttccccatctgtgtaatggggataataaaacttccctttgtaaagtgctttgagaactaaCGAGGAAAGTTGCTCTATAAAAGTGAGAGGACATTATTAACTAATTCTAAACTTTACCTTCGTTAATATGGTTCACAACTTGTGGTATAAACTGGGCTTTATAGGCTCCATCTGTGACCATGGAGCCCACAACTAACAACTggcagagccccccgcccccacatacCATAACTCACATCAAGCCTGACATGCTCATTGTTGTCATAACATATAACtcaaaggtgtcatgtaaggtatcttatgtaaactggtgacatgctggtcatGAGTATCACTGGGCATACATGCAGATGGCATGTAAAGAATTGTGCCTGTGTGTTGGAAACGTGTTCCTAAAATTTATTTTGGGGGCAAACTTGATAAACAAGTTTGGCTTGGACAAAGGACTATGCATTCACCTGTGTGTCCTCTGGCTTACAAAGCTTGACCCTATGAAAGCATATTTACATAGAaggtaaaggtttcagagtaacagccatgttaatctgtatttgcaaaaagaaaaggagtacttgttgcaccttagagactaaccaatttatttgagcataagctttcgtgagctacagctcacttcatcggatggtaaataaagccatcaagctaaatgAGCAGGGGAGAAGACACAATcacattgggggaggggagagagaatctACATCCCTAAAAAAACCTTCTAGCTCTTGAAACAGAGACAACAGATCTTGGATAAtataaggggggagggggctggagacGTTTTAATTATCCTTCACTTAGGGGATGATAGCATACAGCTGCCGTTGAGCCTAGGAAAGCTGGATTCTCTTGAACTGAAGGGCAAGAGTTGCTGGAGACTTAATGtaagtgagaaacctgcttagacaaaGATTGCAACTTGATGAAATGGAGTTTTAAtcactagggctatgtctacactggcaattgaatgacaaaacttttgtctttgagAGGTGTTAATCCCCCCACTCCCCGAAAGACAAGCGTTTTGCCAATGACAAGAGtcagtgtgaacagtgctttgttggAAGGAGCACCCTCCTGCTGACAATGCAAACGCTGCTCATTGGGGGTAGAAGTTTTTTGTCCGCAGGAGAGCTGACAAACAACAGCTACACGGTGCGAATTTTAATGGAACGGCCGTAGCAACACAGCTGTGTCcttaaaagctgtgtagtgtagacatagccttagaagcatgttttattttgtttgtaaccagaccTGTTTTTTGTTCTTGCTAAGTATCActaaaatctctgttctttgttaataaactttttctggttttataataaaaccatctcagtgctatGTATTAAAGTAGACAGTGAATGCTCAGCTAGCCAAACAGGCTGGTATGTGCTCTGTCTCTGACAGCAGTGAACTtaacttctgtgagtgtccaatggaagggactggacactgcagagagatgtctctggggaactAAGGTTCATCGATTGTTACCTGCAGCAAACTGGCAGTGTCCtcaagagtttgctggcaaggcggACAAGCTGctgtgtcagggagctgacacacatcTTAGCAACAGCAAACTCTCACTTGCTGAAGCGGAGATGGGTAATACAGGGGCTCACAATTCTGGGTATCTCATGCAAGACTCACTATAAACATAACTACACATAAACAGAGTTGTGAAATAATAGTTTGGGACCTAACAGTATTTTCAGACAGATCTACATGGACAATTTTTGGGAATCTCCTACTGTTTCACTAACACCCATGTTAACCTTCGTTCAGACTGGAGACCAGTGTTTTAGCACTGCATGATACCGTAAACAGGTTTTTATGATCATCATATTCTGCTTACTGCTAAATCTATTTCAGTTCTAGTCAGAAACGAAAACAAATACCATCTTTGTTACAGATGCACAGTTCAGAATGCCACATGCAATATGAAACTGAAATAATAAGATGCTTGTAAGTGTAACACATGATGTTACAAGTGTGATCTGTGGTGTTCACCACAGCTAGCCACTATCAAAAACCTGCAGATAAAAAAAGACAAGCTTCAGACACAGATGTGCATTAAAAATTGTCAAACATATTAGGCTCTTACCAGAAATGGACTCCAGCAAATGCAAGAGACACACATTATAGCCAATAGCTGAATGATCATTTCAAAATGATGAGATCGGCCTTGTCTTTGTTGACTTTTAAATTTGACTCTTAAGAGAGTAATTCCTGTGACAGCATTGCACAAGAACGAAACAGCAAGGGCCAGTAACCCAAGACAAGAAAAAAGTAATAGATAAAATCGGTCTTCCCAGTCCTCAATATGTTCTGTTTTATAGAAGCACCAGGTCCTCGATGCTTGAATTTGATATGCTCTAAAGCTAAGAATAGGCAGCAAAGCTATAAAAACAGCAAAGAGACATACCGTAGTCAAAATCATTTTTACATGTTTAGAAGTCATTTTTGTAGAATGAAATATTGGTTTAGTAACTCCAATGCAACGTTCAACAGCCATCACGCTGCCCAGAAAGAGAGGGCACAGCCCAAAGAATACCATACATATGCCAAAAACACTGCAGAGAATGTTTGATTGATTAAATCGAATCCAGTCTTTGTCAGAGGCATACACAAACACAGCAATAGTTCCATTGATGAGATGGCCAAAAAGATCGGTGATAACCAAACCACTAGCAAAAAGCAAAAAGGATGCTTTTGATTTCTGTCTAAATCTCTGATATGCCTTCATGAGAATTGCTATTGCAAGACTGTTGGATAAAATTCCCACCGTCATGAATATTATTGAAAATAATACGGAAATCTTTTTGTGTGCGTTGCAGGTCGTGTTTCCTAATCCATCCAGCACTGGTGATTTTGACCTGTTCATTGTTGGAAAAGTAGCTGGAGCACTCAATACATTTCAGCAGTCATACAATCAAAAGGCATCtgtaatatttaaaagaaaaacattataaaaGGCACATCTCTCATTTGATATTTGAAACAGACGCTCCAGGTAGCTTGTGGTAGAAATCTAATTTCCCTGACCTATCAGGTGCATGATGTGTTGACATCTTTGAGCAGTTACATCGGGTATAGTGATGTAGTGCTAAGTTTAATAGTGCTGGAGCCCTGCAGAAATGATCTCAAATTAGTAATTCTGTCACACCTGAGACAGTCGCCCAAATCTATCTTGTGTGCAAGTCTACCATAAGATCAAGCACCCATATTCAAAACCTAACATTGTACCAGTCAACTTTATCTCacaaccaccagcagcagcattcTCTACTGCCCATTCTTTGCCACCCGCAGTGGGCAGAGAGTCCACGATGTCAGCACCCAAGGAAGGAGTCGAGAGAGTCTCTCACTTCAACTGGGGCAGCAGATAACTCACACCTCTAGGGGAAACCCCTCTGCGCCCCAGCACAGGCAGACCCATGCAAGCCGCAGCACAGTAACCACCCTGCGAGAAGGCGGGACTGGGTAAAGCAAATCCCCCTGCAAATTCGCACCACTTTCCCTGCTTGCAACATCCCCCTACAAGAGGCAGCAAGCCTCCTCCAGGCACCGTCCGCGATCGGCCTGGCCACTCTCAATCAACTGCAGCTCAACAGCAGCAACCACGCTCCGATTGCGATTAAACCCCGTGCAAAGCACGGGAACACACTCTAGCAGCCGCAGGACTTCAGTGCGCCTCTCAGTGCAAACTGGGGGACCTACGTGCGTCCACCTCTCCTTTGCAAAAGTGAATCTCGCAAAGCCATTTAAATACAGATAAAGATCAAATAAACCGAGATAGACTGGACAGCAGTGTACGTTTGCCTAGACGCTGCCTTTTGTTAAGCGGGGAGGGAGAATTTTTCTTGCATTACAGAAACAGACCCTAATATTAAACTCCTACCTGCGCTGAGTGCCCGGGATCGTGCACCGATAGAGCGGCTGGGCGCCTTCCTCTGCCTCTCACGCGAGCAGCAGCTCGGGCTGTGCGCAACCGACAAGTTTGCAAAAGGTGAAAAGTTTCTACGCGCTCCTCCAGAccttccctccttctcctccctccctgcagccggCTCCGCAAAGAGATCGACCAACATCCCACtcctcctctccaccctccctccagcTGGATCAACTCCGGGGCTTCCCACTCTGCCTTCGGCGTCAGGTACCCATGAAGAGGGGAGCCAGCCGCCGTTGTCCCCTTCCCCGGGGGAGAGGGCGAGCAGAGCCCACTGCgtatcctcctcttccccctcccgccgATCAGTTCTGGCGGAGAGTCACGCACAACCCACCCCGCAAGTCCTCACGCCTGCCTCTTTGCAGGACTTCCGAAGTGCGGGAGCGTCCCTCTGCCCTGGACCCCAGGGCTCTCCGCCGCTTCACCGCCTCTCGGCATTATTTGCTCGGCAGGGCCAGCCCTGCAAACCCTTGTGCGCTTACTTGACCTCCCACACTGAAGACAGAGCCCTGTTGAAGTCAGGTGAGCAGGGACGACTCACGCAAGGCAGGCTCAGGCCAGCAATTAGACAAAATACAACGAACCTGTGTAGTCTCCCTATACTACAACGCTAGATAAAGATGGGCTAGATTAGGCAGTAGAAACCAACTGGAGGAGAACAAGGAGGAATCTGCTGCCCTGTGTCCATGAAGCGCTACGAGCGGCAGAAATCATGTCTAAATCCCAGTGAGCGAATCCGAATGTTGGAAAACATCAAGGGGAAAGTGAATGCAAAGTATCATCATTTTTAAATAGTGCATCCCGAGTAACCAGCTCAGCCTTTTGCTCCCTCAAGTTTGTTAGCGTTGGTCCTATTCAGAAGTATGCACGAGTTACTGCCCCGCATCCAGCGCCTGAAAAACAGACTGTCAGCGGCAGCCTGCATCGCGGGTTGGGTACACGCCGCAACTTCCCGCTATCGCTTCATTTTATCTATATTTAAACTGACGTTTATGGTTCTGCGGGATATGCTGGAGTGAGTCACaccgtagggttgccaactttagttggacgaattcctggagatttaagacaatctttaattaaaaattaatctttaattgccGGAGCCTCCAGgaaaatcctggagggttggcaagcCTAGTCACAGGGATCCCCATGACACACAACTCCCAGGGTGGGAGTTCAGCCTTTGCCTTACCAGCCAAGGGGAGAGCGATCATCCTAGAGTGAAAAATCACTTCGGGCAACAACAAGACCAGTCACCTCTTACTCACGTCTCAGCCCAGGTGCTCGACGCTTTCCCCCGCTACTTTCCCCGCACGTCTTGCGACACACAGCTCTGACCGCCAACTTTCTGAACTTTAAGCGAGCATTGCTCAAGCAGCAAGCCGGCCGGCGGAGATGGGTTTCTCCGGAGAGCGAGCGAGCCTGGCAGAAGCCGCATTCAGCAGCCAGAGAAGTTGCAACAACCGCTCGTTTAAAGGGCACATTCGGGGCTTTCGGGACGGCCCCCGTGGACACGTGCGTCTCCGGCTGCCAGCGGCGAGCTGAGCCTCGTTGTGCAGagccctggcagcagctggtTTCCCGTCCTGCCCCTCCAAGCCCAGCGCCGTTCTGCTGGGGGATTCCTGGCAGCCCCGCAGCGCCTGGGCTGGACCAGAAGGAGAAGTCGCCAACCTGTCAGCAGCGGGCCAGGCTTCCCAGCGATCCTCCCACCGGAGCCCCTCGCTCCCCGGGCTGAGCAGCGGCGGGAAGCTTCCGCGCCAGCCGGGGAAAGTTGGCCACGCGGAGCGGCGGCCCTGTGGGGAAAGCGAAGCAGGGCCGGTCACCCAGCTCCAGTCTCCCCCTGCGTGGCGCTGGGGGCTGCGGCAGCCAGTCGCTCCGCGGCGCGCACAGCCCGCCCCGCTGGCCGCATGCTGCCCCCTCGCATCGCACGGGGTGTGGAGGCTCCTCTCCTGCCGCGTCCCTTCAACCCCGAGCCTCGCGCGCCGTCCCTCCCCCTGGGCCGGCGCTAACGTCACGCTGCCTGCGCCCCCCCCTCGCAAACAGCCCGCcacgcggggggaggggggttagggcAGGGGGGGCGAAGCCAGCCGCGCACCTGGGGAGGGGTCCTTTGCACCAGTGAAGTGTGAAATAAAAGCCCCCGCCCGCCTCTTCCCGctgaattgggggggggggtggtctcATGGATACATCTGGTCCGTCTCCATGGAGCTTGGCACTAATAATGAGCAAGATGTTGCTTGTTTATTTCTGCTAGCTGCTGATTTAATGAGATCACGGACAAATATGTAGCACTTGACATCTTCAAAGTCCTGGATAGACAGGGCAGGACTGCAGCAGCCAGGGGCACCCATCCCTCTCAGCTGCCCAGCCGCATGGGCTGAGTCTGCCAGGAGCCAGCTTCAGGCAGGGGGATACTCTGGCCCACCCCTGGCATTTCTCAATGGAGAACTGGGGCCTCTCTGTCCCAGCCCGGTGCTCcttggctgggggggcaggggggagggttcATGCAGGAGCAGGGAGGCCTCGGCCTTCCCCCTCTAAACAGAGGAGTCTGAGGAGCAAAGGCCGCCCTCCTGCCACCTTATAAGAGGGTCCTGTCAATGGATGCACCTCTTAAAACTGCAGCATAGGCCCTAAGGTGGGTGGGGTGGCAACACAGAGCCCTCCATTGGGCAGGATGGTGTTGGTAGGTGACCCTCTACACATCCAGAGGCCCAGGCAGAACAGTCCCCCTCATAGGTGCAGCTTGGTCCAGGCAAGATAAGGGGTGGTCCAGTGAAATGTGGCAGCAGCAGATGGAGGTCCCCAACCCTCTCCTTCCTCAGCCACCTAGAAGAGGTAGTGGTGATTACTGgagtccccactcctcccacaaCTTCCCAGAGGAATGAGCAGCTTCCAGTGATGTTGTCATGTGTTATTGGAGCTAACCTGCATGTCGAACTAGACGCAGGCCTATTAGCTAAAGTGACCTAAACTGCAACCACAACagaaataatttcattttgattCTGAGCTGATTAGGACCAATAAATTCCaggaaattctttttaaaaatataataaaatatccaATTTtattaactttagaaaaaaagtgtcaagtcaacattttccaaagtCATAAACTGAGATGAAGACTTGAAATTACAAACTGTTAGCGGTATCATGCCATTAGTTTTTAAGCAAAACTTGCCCCTTGAAATGAGTGGAAAgttctctttaaaagaaaaaaagttgatGACACTGCATAGCCCCATTCTTTGTGtaagagaaatttaaaaaaatcattctcaTGTAGTTCAGGCCCAAATTTTGCCAGCACTTTTAATATCTAAAGCCTTGTTCCCCATAAAAACAAAGACACCAGTAATGAGAACTTGTTTAAGAAGGAAATGACAATTCAAAAGAAAGGTAGCTGCAGGTAGGAAGGCTGCTATTGCAAAAGGCAGGCTTTATATATTGCTGATTTGCCTCTGTCAAGGATACATGGTTTTTATTCACAGCCAACTGCAGAATATAATATAGTTCTAAACTGTATAAACCCTAAAGAATCTTAATTTAGGTGCTGAGCACTGAgagttcccagtgaagtcaacagttTTCAGGATCTGGCTCCTATTATGGAGGATAAACGccttgagggtatgtctacacttcgagttcgggatgtgattcccagctagCACACTAAGAATAGAACGTAGCTGTGGCCGCGCCAGACGCTAGCCAACTGGAGTGCATGCCAGGCCAAGACCCTAGGAACATAGTTGGGGCAGCTAGCTCCTCCCGCTGCTTGCACTGCTGCCTCTACACTCTACTTTTAGCATGCCAGCTCCATGAGAGCTGACACCAGTATGTCTCCTCTAGGTGGGAATTACATGCACCCCCAGGttgaagtgcagacataccctcataGTCCTCAAGAGAGGAGACGAAAAACCCTAAGATAGAGACATTTACTGCTTGCAGAAATACAGTCAAGGGTGGAAAGAAGTATAGGTTTATAGAGCTCATCCAGAAAAGGGCAATGTTCAGTCAAAGGCAGAAAGAGTGAAATTTCAATTCTTACAGAAATAGGAACAGTGAAGACAAGAAGCAGTGCAAGCAAAAGAACGTCAACTAGAAGCAGTCCCCTagagacagcagcagcagaaagtgCTGTACCTCTGAGGGCTTGAGCCACAGAAACCACAACATTGCAGCTTTGTATGATTCAGAATTGCTGATAGGCAGGCTTTGTAAAGAGACATACAGGTGAATGGGGAAGGCATATttacagcccagcgctcctctGTAGGCTACTGCAAGTGATGTATCATGCTAGATTAGGGGAAAACTGAAGTGATGGAGTCCAAGGATTAAAGTGGTATTgtctggggtgaggggggagcatATAAATGGATGTagttggccagatcctcagctggtgttaattggCATTGAGGTCAACAAAACTATTGATTTACTATTAAAACTATTGATTTAATAGGGAGGGAGAAGCTGGCATTTTATGTTTACAACCAGAAATCAAAACACGCAACAACAAAACAAGGAGAAACAGTACATGTTCACACTCTCAGTTTAACTGTAAACCTATAGCCCTGCCTTCCAAGAGGCAATCTTCCAAGCAATCATCTAATGAGGCTCCCATGGTCACCTGTGTAAGAAGAGAGGCAAAATGAGGCGAGATTAACCTCTTATTCACCAAGGACCAGATGATGGCTCTCTACTCTATCAGCAAGCAGTTTGACAAACAGCCATCATATACCTGTATTTGAAAGACAGTCACAGATAGGACTGAAAGAAAAGCCTTTGGTGCAAGAGCTGTGTGGAGAGGCTTAATGGGGACCCAGTATTGCTCTGGTTTGCATAAAAGCCAGAAAAAGAAACCCTACATTCTGCCCTTGGATGCATTCAcagaactcctgttgacttcagcattTCTGTGTGAACTGGAGAGTAAAATTTGGaccaaaaggttttgtttgtttgtttcttagttgtttgttttgtattgtttatTTTAGATCCTTGAGCTCCTGAAGCTGTGAGCCAGTGCAAGAATGATGAAGGTGCAAAGCAGTTGTCTGGTTTCTCGTCCAGGCTGGAAACCTTGGCTAAATGTTCCCTGCTCCATGCATGATATAACGTGTTTGAATTCTTGGAGGCAAGACAAAAATAGAGAGGTTGGTAAAAGAAATATGTGATAATAAAATGACAGCTTGCATTTCCACTTACTCAGATAATTTCAGTCAACTAACCAAATACCAAGCAAAGCATCCAAAATCCAGATAGTgaaaggacaggacaaggaatcaTTTCTGGACTGAGATGTATGTTTTCTTGTATATACATTACCTTCAATGCTTCTGTTAAATTTCTGGTGTGGTCTGTtagtttattattatatttttgttGTCTTCCATGTTTAACCTTACTCTCTACAAGATTCCAAGCATCTCTTTTGCTCTTTGCATGGGATGATACTAGAATATATCAGGAGGAGCCTGGaccaccagaaaaaaaaacaaaacaaaaaaaccccccaaaactgaGTGATGCTGCATCCTTGTACGCCCGGTCACAAATCCATATaagatttggcccagctgcccctacATCATGTCAGAGGgttggccaggccaaacctgagtagcACTGCAACCCCACATATGGTTACAACACcgttcactcaaatttggcccagctgccaccTCCTCCCATCATGCTGGAGAGGTTAgttgggccaaacctgagtaaGTGGCACTGGGACCTGGCATTTGGCAAGCCCCGCCAACTTTTACGATAACCACCAAGCCATCAGAAGACTTGCTGTGCCCCCCTCCAGACAGCATGCCACTCcatccgccccccacccccggctccgttgagaacctctgttctagggGATAGAAAGAGGGCAGCACATTGAAGTTTGCCTAAGGCGGAAATTGTCTTGTATATCACATGCTCTGTCTAGTTTAAGGAAGGTGGGAGCGGCAATGTCCATAACGCACAGgaccccat
This window of the Eretmochelys imbricata isolate rEreImb1 chromosome 8, rEreImb1.hap1, whole genome shotgun sequence genome carries:
- the PTGFR gene encoding prostaglandin F2-alpha receptor; this encodes MNRSKSPVLDGLGNTTCNAHKKISVLFSIIFMTVGILSNSLAIAILMKAYQRFRQKSKASFLLFASGLVITDLFGHLINGTIAVFVYASDKDWIRFNQSNILCSVFGICMVFFGLCPLFLGSVMAVERCIGVTKPIFHSTKMTSKHVKMILTTVCLFAVFIALLPILSFRAYQIQASRTWCFYKTEHIEDWEDRFYLLLFSCLGLLALAVSFLCNAVTGITLLRVKFKSQQRQGRSHHFEMIIQLLAIMCVSCICWSPFLVTMANIGINEDRSMETCETILVVLRMATWNQILDPWVYILLRKAVLKTLFKIARRCCGMHIMNLHMWELSSIKNSLKVAAISESPVSSKQINQQPLSSTGQ